The nucleotide sequence atatatatatatatatatatatatatatatatgtatgtgtgtgtgtgtgtgtgtgtgtgtgtatgtgtatgtgtgggtgtgtgtgtgtgggtgtgtgtgtgtgtgtatgtgtgtgtgtgggtgtgtgtgtgtgtgtgtgtgtgtgtgtgtgtgtgtgtgtgtgtgtgtgtgtgtgtacacacacacacacacacacacacacacacacacacacacacacacacacacacacacacacacatatacatatagatacagatatatgtacacacactcacacacacgcgcgcgcgcacgcgcatatatacatttatacacacacacacatatatatatatatatatatatatatatatatatatatgcatatatacaaatatatatatatatatatatatatatatatatatatatatatatacacacacacacacacacacatatatatatatatatatatatatatatatatatatatatatatgtatatatatatgtatatatatatatatatatatatatatatatatatatatatgtatatatatatgtatatatgtacacacacacacacacacacacacatatacatatagatacagatatatgtacacacacacacacacacacacacacacaagcgcgcgcgcgcgcgcgcacatatatacatacatacatatatatatatagacaaatatatatgtatatacatatatatatatatatatatatatatacatatgtgtgtgtgtgtgtgtgtgtatggatttatgtatgtatgtgtgtgtgtgtgtgtgtgtgtgtgtgtgtgtgtgtgtatgtgtgtgtgtggtggggggggggttgtgtgtgtgtgtgtggggggggggtgtatgtatagtatatatgcatagatgtacataaatatacatatatatgtatatatatatatgaatgtatgtatgtatctgtctctatatttacacacacacaaacacacacacacacacacacacacacacacacacacacacacacacataaacactcacacacacacacacatatatatatatatatatatatatatatatatatatatatatatatatatatatatatatatatgtgtgtgtgtgtgtatgtgtgtgtgtgtgtgtgtgtatgtgtgtgagtgtgtatgtatgtatgtatgtatgtatgtgtgtgtgtgtgtatgtgtgtgtgtgtgtgtgtgtgtgtgtgtgtggatattttatTATGAGCTAAGCTGCATAAATCCACATATAATGTTATCTATTCAGAATAACAATATTTTTACGTTTGGGATGTTGTAAGATATTGCTGCCCATCCAATCTCGTAGTTGGAAtccttcataaaaatactatgCACAGCCTTCAAAACTGTAAAaccaatgtatatatgtgaaatgtcatccacacacacacacacacacacacacacacacacacacacacacacacacgcacacacacacgcacacacacacgcacacacacacacacacacacacacacacacacacacacacacacgcacacacacacacacacacatatatacatatatatatatatatatatatgtgtgtgtgtgtgtgtgtgtgtgtgtgtgtgtgtgtgtgtgtgtgtgtgtgtgtgtgtgtgtatgtgtgtgtatgtaaatattatatgctaaattatatataaaataactagCAAGGAATCCCTCGCAGGAAATCCTTAAACACGCAGAACCAGCACTCCCCAAATCCTCcgacctgcctctctctctctctctctctctctctctctctctctctctctctctctctctctctctctctctcttcctctctctctctctctctctctctctctctttctctctctctctctctctctctctctctctctctctctctctctctctctctctctctctctctctctctctctctctctctctctctctctctctctctctctctctctctctctctctctctcttctctctctctctctctctctctctctctctctctctctctctctctctctctctctctctctctctctctctctctctctctctctctctctctctctctctctctctctctctcttctctctctctctctctctctctctctctctctctctctctctctctctctctctctctttctctctctctctctctctctctctctctctctctatctctctctctctctctctctctctctctctctctctctctctctctctctctctctctctctctctctctctctctctctctctctctctctctctctctctctctctctctctctctctctctctctctctctctctctctctctctctctctctctctctctctctctctctctctctctctctctctctctctctctctctctctctctctctctctctctctctctctcctcttcctctctctctctctctctctctctctctctctctctctctctctctctctctctctctctctctctctctctctccttctctctctctcttctctctctctctctctctctctctctctctctctctctctctctctctctctctctctctctctctctctctctctctctctctctctctctctctctctctctctctctctctctctctctctctctctctctctctctctctctctctctctctctctctctctctctctctcctctctctctctctctctctctctctctctctctctctctctctctctctctctctctctctctctcctcttccactctccccgcccctttccctcaACAAGACAGGAAACCCGGTTGTACCTTGAGGCGTTGTTCTTAGACGTCTTGAACTGCGACCGCCTCTCGATGGAGCACATGTAGCGGAGGCAGTCGGCCCAGTAGGAGTCGAGGCTGGGCGAGATGACCATGTTGAAGCACTCCGTCCAGAGGCCCGGCCGGTACCCCTTTGCCGGGGATTTGGCATGCTCGCTGCGCACTGGCCGCCGCCCGATTTTATTCATGATTCTCAGCGTGTGATCGACCTCGTGATCGGTGTCTGAATAGGTTTTAATTAACATCTCATTTCTTGTTACGTCAACGACTGGCACTAAAAAGGGGTTCGCGCTGACGTGGTGAGCGGATCCGTCTCATCTCATCACACGCAACGCGAAGCGACGATGATTAGCGGCGATAAGtcgctctttttatctctccttatcaCGCATCACCCGGGGTCCACGGCGAGACATGGATGCTGCATGAGTGACGTCACTAGTGACATGTGTAATGACGTATTGGTGGCAAGCGGTGCGCATGCGCAGGCCACCCAGGGGAGTGCGAGACGCGGTCATCGAGCGCACAGGTCATGTCGAAGACTGACTGCGGTCACGTGCAGGTCTTACGTCCACGGTTACGCCTCCTTCCGCGCAGGCGCACGAAGCCTACTGCCGCCTCACCATATGCGCCCTTCTTTATCTTccataaaatatgaatattattacacaCGCCTCACATTCCTCGCTCGAGCCGTCACGCGGGAGGTGCAGCACTCGACATTATCCTCAGCTCGCAGTCGCGACAGGGGAAGCGAGTTCCGGCGGCGATCGCGGCCACGGACGGAGCCAATACATTTTTCCCCCCACTTTATACATAAACCTTCGGATATTACGAGCTTAGGGAATGCGGCAGCGACGAGGAGTGTGGCGGAAAAACCCGTCGCCAGCTCAACCCAAAACGCTTGTAAACGCACCCGTAAAAGGACGATGACCCGGCAGCAGTTTGCTCGTCGAGAGTTCCTGGCTTACTGTCTTCGCGCTGGTCATTGCAGCTCCGGATTACTGATTTCTTGCATAAGAGATGTGCTTGTTTGATGTTTATGACGGGAGCTACATTGCACGGCGAGATGTCGATAAAACGCTTGTACGCTGTTATCATCATGACgtaaatacttttatttttgatGTTGCCAATAAAGCTGATGTTATCGTTATCGTAAATCTTACAGATggtattgtttatgttgttatcgttgtcatcattactaccactatcaatattgccattatcacggtgaaagggatgatgataaaaatgacgataataatgataaaagaataataattataataaaaacaatgataataacaacagtaacgaaagcaataataataatgatagtaataatgacaataataataacaacaacaacaacaataatgataatgataacaataatgaaatgggagtaatgacaataataatgctagtaataacgacaacaataaaggCACTGGTAATGCGAGTGGTAGGAACGGTAAAGatgtcaaaaatgaaaaaaataataacactaataattataatgatagtaataataataataataataataataataataataataataatgataataataataacaataacaataacaacaataacaataacaacaacaataatgataataataataataataataataataataataataataataatagcaataataataacaataatgataataataataaccataataatactaataataacaataatattcatgatactaatcgtaatgatagtaatacaaatataagataattatagcaataataacagtgataataataacaataataacaaaaatcatactaataataataacaataatattaataacgaaataataataataacaaaataataaaataataataataataataataataataataataataataataataaataatgataataataataaaatggaaaataatgataataaaaaataatgatactaataaatgatgataataataataataataatataaattatgatgataatgatgatgataataaaagatgataaaaataacaatacaaataatgacaatggtaatgttaataataatgaaaataccaataataataaatgcagcataattcataataaaaaaaatctaagaataataacaataataataataataataaaaataatgattataatagtgataataataacaatcataataataatgaaaatactaatactaataaaaatagtaataatgttgatgatgatgataataataataacaactataatgataataaacaccataatgataatgatgatgataatgacaataatgataacgatgatggtgatgatgataatgacaatacaaataataacaatcaagataacaaaaacaacaacaacaataataataataacaataataatgaaaat is from Penaeus chinensis breed Huanghai No. 1 chromosome 36, ASM1920278v2, whole genome shotgun sequence and encodes:
- the LOC125044831 gene encoding general transcriptional corepressor trfA-like, translating into MPNPRQRGTGRASGRSASTWSSRPASTPTGPTASATCAPSRGGRSSRRLRTTPQGTTGFPEREREREREREREREREREREREYRYTFVAGYRERVPHPRKTLKWHFRLSVRMFLDVARDGLAQEKKKMRAKKPYEFCEQLIDN